CGTCGATGACGAGGACGCGAGTTTTATCTCCCGCTTTGGAGTGGCCGGAATTATGCATGGGGGTCTGGGCTAACGGGGAAGTGTAGGGTGGCGCAGGCGCCGGGGACGTCTCTTCGATTATCTAAAGTAATGATTCCCCGGTGCATTTCAACAATACTTCGTGTGACAGAGAGTCCCAGTCCTGTGCCTTCTCCGGTGGACTTGGTGGAGAAGAAGGGGTCAAACAGCTTATCCGCGGATTGATTCGTGATGCCTTGCCCGGTATCGGCAACCTCAATGGTGACGAAGTGTTCGCCGACTTTGAAGAGCTCTGTCATCTGGCTGGACACATTTGAGCCGGTGTTCGTCATTTGCTGCAAGTAGCTGCGCACGCTCAGTGTGCCACCTTTTTTCATGGCTCCAATGGCATTGAGGAAGAGGTTGATAAAGACTTGTTCCATTTTCTGCCCGTCGACGGCGATCATCGGTAGGTCGCCGGCCAAATCGGTCATGACTTCGATATGGGCTTCATTGAAATTATGACGCATCAATGCCAGCACCTCCCGAATGATGGTGTTTATATTTTGGGGGCCGGTGGTGACCTCATGGGGCGAGGAGTAATCGAGTAGTTGATAGATGACGGTATTCGCTTTTTCCACCGCCTGTTTCATGTCTTTGATAATGTCGATCAGTTCCTGAGGCTCCGTTACTTTTGTTTCGAGGTATTCGGCCCCCAGACTGACGACGTTCAGGGGGTTTTTGACCTCATGAGCGACGCCGGCAGCGAGCCTGCCCACAGTCTTTAACTTTTCCGCCTCGATCAGTTGCAGTTGCGTATCGTTCAGCACCTCGATGGTATTGCGCAACTGCTCTTCGTTGTGCTTCTGGGCGCTAATATCCCGTGAAATACCGACAATGCCGACGCATTTTCCTGTCTCGTCGATTAGAGGCACTTTACTGGTCAGATACCAAATGATGCTACCATCCGGGTTTTCCCGGGATTCTTCCGAATTGATGAGGCCGATACCGCTACGGATAATTTCCATATCCTCATTAAAGTATTTTTCAGCCCGCTCCTTTGGGAAATGATCATAGAGTGTTGTGCCGATAACATCTTCCTCATCGCTCGCGCCCAAAAATTTCAGGTGGAGACGGTTGCTCACAATGTATTTCCCCTCCCTGTCTTTGACGAAGATGCGGTCCGGTATGTTATTGAGTATGGTGCTGAGTAAGCGGTGCTCTTCTGTCAGTGTATCCTGAGCGCGTTTCAGGTCGGAGATATTCCGGGAAATCCCCATCGTTCCGATAATCCGTCCGTATTTGTCGCGTAAGGGGACCTTGGTTGTGTTCACCCACTTGGTCGTGCCATCGACAAAAGTTTCCTTTTCGATCTTACCGATGATAGGCTCACCTGTTTCCATGATGCGTTGTTCGTCCTGGTAGGCTGGGAGGGCGTGTTCCTCTGTAAACAGGTCGAAGTCATTCTTGCCGATCATGCTGTCCACGTTCTGGCCGTAGCTGGCGGCCATGGCCTTGTTGACTTTTGTGAACCGGCTCTCACGGTCCTTGAAGTAAATCACATCGGGGATGTTCTCCATAAGGGAATGGAGTAGATCCTGCTCGTGAAGTAGCTCATGTTCTTTCAGGCGCCTTCTGATCGCATGGCTAATACGTACGCAGAGCTCTCCGTGCGGCAGGGTGTCGGCCAGGATGTAGTCATCGATCAAATGCATGACCGACTTATAGGCTTTGAGCTGATCGTGATTGGAGCAGAGGCAGATCAGCGCGACCTGGCTTTGCAACTCGCCGATCCACTTGATCGATTTAATGGCCTCGTCATACCCAGACCGGATATCCAGTAGAAT
The Coraliomargarita sinensis DNA segment above includes these coding regions:
- a CDS encoding PAS domain-containing protein encodes the protein MDTEDHGQHELKLIQSLDELKTLDLDKVCHAILLDIRSGYDEAIKSIKWIGELQSQVALICLCSNHDQLKAYKSVMHLIDDYILADTLPHGELCVRISHAIRRRLKEHELLHEQDLLHSLMENIPDVIYFKDRESRFTKVNKAMAASYGQNVDSMIGKNDFDLFTEEHALPAYQDEQRIMETGEPIIGKIEKETFVDGTTKWVNTTKVPLRDKYGRIIGTMGISRNISDLKRAQDTLTEEHRLLSTILNNIPDRIFVKDREGKYIVSNRLHLKFLGASDEEDVIGTTLYDHFPKERAEKYFNEDMEIIRSGIGLINSEESRENPDGSIIWYLTSKVPLIDETGKCVGIVGISRDISAQKHNEEQLRNTIEVLNDTQLQLIEAEKLKTVGRLAAGVAHEVKNPLNVVSLGAEYLETKVTEPQELIDIIKDMKQAVEKANTVIYQLLDYSSPHEVTTGPQNINTIIREVLALMRHNFNEAHIEVMTDLAGDLPMIAVDGQKMEQVFINLFLNAIGAMKKGGTLSVRSYLQQMTNTGSNVSSQMTELFKVGEHFVTIEVADTGQGITNQSADKLFDPFFSTKSTGEGTGLGLSVTRSIVEMHRGIITLDNRRDVPGACATLHFPVSPDPHA